Within the Eleginops maclovinus isolate JMC-PN-2008 ecotype Puerto Natales chromosome 13, JC_Emac_rtc_rv5, whole genome shotgun sequence genome, the region TAGGCAGTCGTTTGCTTGCATTACGGAGAAGTGCGAGGTGACACCTGGGTGACACTACATGTCAAGCTTGTCCCTTTGGGAGAAAAACGATTTGAGCTTATTTTgtgctctttctttctgtttgttgtaGATCGTCTCGCAGAGGAAACTGACCAGAGCGCTCTACAAACCAGGCAACACTTCTGGAAAGTCGTCCATAACGGTGTGTTTCCTAAGTCAGCCCATGACAGTTACCCACAaatcacaccacacacacccccacgCACACTCCACCTCTTGCACTCAGACACTAATTAATTTGATGATGTTGCTGTTCAATCTGTTCTGTTCCTCATTTCCATCTCATTTTCTCTCACCTCCTtcctctacctccctcccttctcctcctcccctcctcttcttcccccttttttttctctccactcCCCATACAAAGGTGACAGCAGAGGAGTTGTCTGGTAATGACGATTACGTTGAACTATCCTTCAGCGCTCGTAAGCTTGACGACAAGGTTCGTACAATTCTGTGTGTTCTTTCAGAGAGATAAAACATCTCTGGTTTCCTTTAGATATGAGATGAATTAATATTCAGATAGGAGTTTGGGTGTGCACGCTATCAGGCAAGTATGTGAGGGGGTATTAGGGTGGAGGGCTGTGGGAATTGGAGATCAAGCTAATCGCACACAATACACAGAAGTACAATCTGGTATTACAGGAGACCGGAGGAGATAGGTGGGCACCCCCCTCTCCCAAATAACCCTCTCCTATCTCAACcacttcaccacacacacagataactATATTAATTTTCAGCCTccacacgcgcgcacacacacacagacacgtgcACAGAGCTACGGATGACTAATCCAAAGAAGTTGTGCCTTAGGGGAAAGATGGAAGAAAGCAGGGGAGGGGAGGATAAATTGAAGAGGACAGGAAAAGGATGGgttgaagaaacaaaaaagaaagggagaaatAAGGAGTAAAATAATGATTCTGTTAGTGTATGAATGATTTATCATGATCAAAGGCAGTTCTGAGGCAATGCCTTTCATGCATATTTTCCCTTTAAAGGATTTCTTCAGCAAGTCAGACCCCTTTCTGGAGATTTTTAGAATAAATGATGACGGGACTGAGTCGCTTGTACACAGAACTGAGGTGATTacaagcacaaacaaacacacatatttattatttcctgCATGCAGGCCTGTgattaacaaaaatgtgttttgtacaCTGCAGACCATCATGAACAACCTGAGCCCAGTTTGGAAATCCTTCAAAGTTTCCTTAAACACACTCTGCAGTGGTGACCAAGATAGGGAACTAAAGGTGAGTCTGGAATTGAATCCCGGTCataataatgattttatttaagctTGAAAAAATAACATGCATGCAAAACTCTGAGCATGCAAAACCTTGGCTAAAAGCTTCCTTCATTATTAAAGTTCCCTCAGGGAGACCCGATGCACTTTTAAAGGGAGAGCCACATAGCCCTGGAGGCAAGGTGTTTTTTCTGTGCAGCATACAAATGATGATATTTGTAAAACATCGGCAAAGTGCAACAGACCCACAAGTACACAAGTCAATTCAAGCGTGTGAACAATTTCAAAAGCAGCCTCAATCATtcctttatattttttcttctccaaGTCGTGAGTTGAGTTCAGATTATGTGCTCCCCTTCAAGTTTTCATGATGCTTTTTGTGTTATAAAAAGAGTTGGATGGATTTAATATGGCTCTAATTCTGAGGGCCCAAACACACTAGACAATGGTGGACTACTTCTGCTTTACTTTACCTTCCCTGCTTCATGGCAGCTTCTTTAAACACACCGCAAACACTAAAAGCTATCCGCCGACTATCATGTCAATCTTCTTCTGCATTGGACAAAACAAAACTCTCTATACCAGCAGGTGGCGGTAGTCTGAATTAAtcataattttttttaattttaatttgtgAATTAAGTCGAGCCGTTTTTACTATACAGAGATTAAAACAGAGCAGTCTTTGCCGACCATTTTCACACCACTTTGCTCGCTACCTGGCTTGTTCCAGATGTGTCAGTGAGAAAATATGAGTGTATTGGAATGATCagatgagaggaagatgaaaaatgaaagaGCGACTCTGCGCGCCCTCTTGAGTTTTATCATTTGCTGGTTTTACTCTCATTTATCTTCCACCAGTCATCTGCTTGAACTGAACAGCTCATCCAGGTGATTtcattcaccaactgctccgATGCAGATTGAGTAATTTTTTTATCTTCTGAACGGGTTATCCGACCACCCTCAGGGACTAACTGGTTGCCAAAGACACACTGCAAAAACTAGGGCGACAGTCTCTCCCCAATGTCCTGACACCATCTGACTGCCGACTGTAGGCTTGGTGGGTCAGGGCTTTGAACTCTCACCTTATGTGCCAGAACAGATCTGTGTGCGTGCATTTCTGTATATGTGCCAAAGTGGTGACTTCGAATCCGCTCCTAAAGAGTTATTCTTGCCATGAATAAGCATGAGCTtgttcattaaatattcagaggCGTCTTAACTCTGCGTGGCTCCTGACAGCAGGAGaaagagctcacacacacatgcaggccaTTGGCTATGGTTTCCACGGCTACCTGTTTGAAGCATCAGTGCTATAGTGAGAAATGGCAATGCAGAGATTTCTATTCACACCGGTGCTTCCTTTTCACAGGGTTCTCAACTGACCAATGCATAAATGCATAACTCTCTGTTGcggtgtctgtctgtctatcgcTCCTTATTCGTTTCCTCTCTACTTCCGTCCGtaccctgtctctctctccgtccAACAGTTAGTATTCAGTGAATGAAACAGAGATCCTTCATTTTTCATTACACTATCAGCAACTTTAAGTGAAAGCAAGGCTGCAAAAGCGAGCGCTGGCTCCCTCACACATAGAAATGAAACAGACACATATACTACAATCCACCAATGATCACACAaacctggcacacacacacacacacacacacacacacacacacacacacacacacacacacttcaaggAAAGACACTTGTCAGCTtaagagggagacagaaaataaagggaTTACCACCGGTCGTTGTTTTTAATCAAGTGCTGCCGGATTGGTTCTGACCGCCAGTTGTTGGGTTGACCTGAGTCGAGAAGGTCACAGAGCTCGACAGAAAAATGAGTAATTCACAGCCATTAAAATCTTTGTGAAAGGATGAGGcatttctctctatctctctctgtgcGTTAACACGTGTCTCTATTGACCAATTTAATTGAATGTTATTGATTGTGCCAACTCAGCGGGACAGTCCAGATATTGGTgcatttttcatcttttcaaatTATAGGGTTGTTTCTTTATGATGTGCTGAGCCTTGGCCCGCTGACCTGCACATTTTACTAGTGATTGAGCCCATTTATCTTATCTGGCAGCTCCTTTGAGAGAAACAAACTATTcaacctaaacacacacacacatgtacacacataaaGCGGTCTCTTAAGCCACGTCCCCCTCAGCGTCCTCAGATTAATATTTCACCGCTCCATTGCCCCCCCACCAACACCGCCTTATCAATCATTCAGCATGGCATTTCCCTGcatgccgtgtgtgtgtgtttaggtgtcAGTGTCACAGCTGCGCTCTaactgaatgaatgtgtgtgtgtgtgtgtgtgtgtgtgtgtgtgtgtgtgtgtgtgtgtgtgtgtgtgtgtgtgtgtgtgtgtgtgtgtgtgtgtgtgtgtgtgtgtgtctctttgtgtctgtttcagtGCACAGTTTGGGATTGGGACTCTAATGGTAAACACGACTTTATTGGGGAGTTTCAGACCACCTTTAAGGAGATGAGAGCTGAGCTGGAGGGCAAACAGGTAAGCTCTCACAGGGATAGAAACTGACAAGACTGCGATGGATTGAGATAGACAATGGTTTGATAATAGTTTGATTACACCTGTATATGCTGCTCTATGGCGACAGGTGTAGCTAACGATCCAACTTTCAGGGTTATAATAATCTCAGAGTGGTTAACAATTTAAGAAGTATCAAATAAAACTcaagttttgtttaaaatgtaaaaaacacaaattcccaaaaaagatttaaaggtatattttgcaaaaacaatgtccacacacatgcatctaTTAACAAACAAGCTAAATGTAAGCAATAATACAATAATGGATTACTATCAGCAACCTGCCGCTTGTGACATGAAATAaacatcaatgtgtgtgtttgcacagctGCAATGGGAATGCATCAACCCTAAATAccagatgaagaagaagaactaCAGAAACTCTGGTGTTGTTATTCTCAACCACTGTAAGGTAAAGTAAAACCATTTAATATCCTCCTTCCTGCATGTGTCTCACAGGGCAAGGGCTACAAATAATGAGTATTCTTATCATTGATTAAAGATGCCGTGTGAGATTTCCTTTCAGTGTTTCTCACCAAGACACATTTTATCTTTCTTTGAATGCATTTCTCCCCTTATTTAatatttgcaacaaaaaaaagcatactACCTTTCCATGTTTGCTTGCTAGCAGTCTTGTTCTTCCCAGCCTTTGTTGGTCTAATATATTCTCTTACTAGTGCATTACCATCAACTTAGGGATGGTTATTTGTTCATTGTTTAATGTGGCAGAAGATAGCTTTTCAATCTCCTTCTTATATCATTAGCGACACGGCTACCCCAAGCAATGATGCAGTGAAGGTCTATTATTGTGAAAGGGAAACTGCGACCCTGAGCCAGACTGAATTACCTTGTATAGCGAGGCTTATAGGGAACACCTCTAGACGCTGATGGTGTCATTAGTCTACAGCCATTACCTTTTGCGATCACCATTTACTTCGTTGTGATAAGTTAAAGCCAAAATGTTATCTATTGCCACTCTAAATGTCAAATAACAGGGAAAATGGCACATCTCACATCTCACAAATCTCAGAGCCCaaggttgtttttaaattgccTGTTTTGTCCAACCTTGAGTTACATAACAAAGATCGTAAGgttaaaagtaataaaacagaGACCACCAGTAAATGCTCGGATTTGAACTGAACCACTTAAAACcatgaatatttatttactgtccTTTAAAAAGATTATCTGTGACGTTTGTGTTATCTAATCGATTCATTATTTTACCTCTTACGGTGTGCGTCCTCGAGCATCAAGCACAGCTGCATCCACATCATTCAGCTTTTTATTGCATCCTATCTTGAATTCATGACATCCATAAATCGCAACGCTCCTCCTTGACAGATCATCAAAATGTATTCCTTCCTGGAGTACATCATGGGAGGCTGCCAAATACAGTTCACAGTAAGTTTTGTCACATATAATCTCCCCAATATTTATAGCAGCATGTCATTGTCTGTCCATTCCCattcaagctgtgtgtgtgtgtgtgtgtgtgtgtgtgtgtgtgtgtgtgtgtgtgtgtgtgtgtgtgtgtgtgtgtgtgtgtgtgtgtgtgtgtgtgtgtgtgtgtgtgtgtgtgtttctgtctcaggTGGCAATAGACTTCACAGCATCCAATGGGGATCCCAGAAACAGCTGCTCCCTCCACTACATCCACCCCTACCAGCCCAATGAGTACCTCAAGGCGCTGGTGGCTGTCGGGGAGATCTGCCAAGACTATGACAGGTAGAATCTACTCCATCAATCCTCATTTATCTAATCCTGACAGCGACAGTGACAgcggcacacacacaaacacacacacacacacacacacacacacacacacacacacacacacacacacacacacacacacacacacacacacacacacacacacacacacacacacacacacacacacacacacacacacacacacacacacacactagcttcTCCCTCTCAACATTTTTCACCCATCCTTTGTCCTTGCCTCTCTGTAcctttctctgttgttttcattgaatCAGgtgcttttctctttctccagtgATAAAATGTTCCCTGCCTTTGGTTTTGGAGCACTGATACCACCTGACTTCAAGGTAGGACATCTgggatgtgtgtttatgtgtgtttgcagtagCAGAGGGAGTTCTGGGAACTCAAGATTAAGATTTAATACCTCCTTCGAAAGGCACAGCTTGCCTTTGATCAACATGAAAAGAGAATGCATCTGCCGACCTGTAAATTGGACTGAACGTGTCATAATGAGTGTTCGCTTTAACATGCCGGTAAAAAGCCCTGTGTTCTCTCCCCCACATGAAGGTTTCACACGATTTTGCCGTGAACTTTGATGAGGACAATCCTGAATGTGCTGGTGAGCTTTGAAGCAAACTCACACTTCACTTCATTTACACAGACTTCTTGACTCACAGAAACTTTTATGAATGCACCACGGGATCGAAAACAGTCTTACAGTATCACATCCGCacgtctctcatctctcatctcGTCTCATATTTATCCTTCCATATCACTCCCCGCTCTCTGTTTATTTCCCACAAcccatacaaatacacacactttaacacacgCAGCCAGAAGATTTGTCAACATGCTGCAAGACGTATTTCAGGCtctaaaaaataacaacactaatCTTTATGTGTGAAATAGGCTTCTGCGCTCTTCTCCCCACATAAGCGTTCCTGCGGTGAAGGTGTTTGTTAGCTTTTGCTCATGTGGACGAATAGTTTTGGAAAAATGCCCAGTCACCTAGAAGTGCAATCACAGGCACAGATTTATTTTAGCAGAAACCTTTGCAAGAACAAGAACTTTAACTTGGAGAGGTCGGTGCAGTGCGAAACACGGACAGATAGACAAAGAAATAGCaaaacaacatgtgtttgtgtgtgtgtgtgtgtgtgtgtgtgtgtgtgtgtgtgtgtgtgtgtgtgtgtgtgtgtgtgtgtgtgtgtgtgtgtgtgtgtgtgtgtgtgtgtgtgtgtgtgtgtgtgtgtgtgtgtgtgtgtgtttttagggaTCCAAGGAGTGGTTGAGGCATATCAGAATTGCCTCCCTAAGATCCAGCTCTACGGGCCAACCAACATCGCCCCGATCATCCAGAAAGTGGCTTCCTCTGCCTCCGAGGAGATGCACACGAAAGAGGCCATGGTGAGAGAGACAATGAGAAACacttggaaaaaaagaaaggggccATTTTGTTGCCGTTGTTGTGATTTTTGGTGTTTGCGCTGGCACACAGGGGGATGAGGGGATAGATCAGATGGGAAAGAGGGAATGAAGCAGGGCGGAAAGAGAGGCATTTtaaaagagggaggaagtgattgaaattcatttaatttcaggcaAAAACAATTGAGCCCAAATTCCTCGCCTTAATGCCTCTGgcacctctctgtctctcttgtgGTTTGGAAtagagttttattttaattagctGCTGTCAAGAAGCCACTCCTTAAATATTAAAGTCATTGAATATCTATTTCTCCTGCCCAAATCCTCCTACTTCCACTCATATCTTTTTCCCCACCAGGAATACTTTATCCTGCTGATCCTGACAGACGGCGTCATCACCGACATGGCGGACACGCGAGAGGCCATCGTGCACGCATCCCACCTGCCCATGTCAGTCATCATCGTCGGTGTGGGCAACGCGGACTTCACAGACATGCAGATATTGGACGGAGACGATGGGATCCTGCGTTCACCAAAGGGCGAGCCGGTCCTCCGCGACATTGTCCAGTTCGTCCCCTTCAAGGACTTCAAACACGTGGGTTTCAGCTGGGAGGAGGGGTGAAGGGCGAGGGATAGAAGTCTGCATCTCTGGAAAAATCATAGAGCTATGATAAATGCAAACCAGGCAGTACATTTAAGTTATTCTCTAGGGACATCCACATCAAGACATATAGAAATGGGTCACTAAATAACAGTGCAGCAGAATGGGTAAATAAATTGCACTAATGCAGTTTTTCAGCTATTTTTGAACCTTGTATGGTGACAGCATAACTACCTGCTACCGGGCTTCGTTAAGAGCTTTCCCAAGCTGAATAACAACATAATATGATAAAAGAAATGCAAGGCCACAAAAGAGTATCTACATTATAGCATTTCACATCAAGGCCAGAGGCTTTTAAAAAGCTTCTGAGTAGGGCTAAGTGTTACTTAAAATCTTTCAATACCGTTGCCAGAACAACACCTGAGGCTCTGTTCATAAAAACAGATTTCTACAAACTGCATCATCTTTTCTTCCTCCTAAATTTATACAAGCCCATTTGTGAT harbors:
- the cpne4b gene encoding copine-4, with product MSNIYESAEATLGFISSPCLAKVELRMACRGISDRDALSKPDPCVVLKMQSHGQWFEVDRTEVIRSSSGPVFSKIFLVDYYFEEVQRLRFELHDISSGNNGLRDADFLGAMECTLGQIVSQRKLTRALYKPGNTSGKSSITVTAEELSGNDDYVELSFSARKLDDKDFFSKSDPFLEIFRINDDGTESLVHRTETIMNNLSPVWKSFKVSLNTLCSGDQDRELKCTVWDWDSNGKHDFIGEFQTTFKEMRAELEGKQLQWECINPKYQMKKKNYRNSGVVILNHCKIIKMYSFLEYIMGGCQIQFTVAIDFTASNGDPRNSCSLHYIHPYQPNEYLKALVAVGEICQDYDSDKMFPAFGFGALIPPDFKVSHDFAVNFDEDNPECAGIQGVVEAYQNCLPKIQLYGPTNIAPIIQKVASSASEEMHTKEAMEYFILLILTDGVITDMADTREAIVHASHLPMSVIIVGVGNADFTDMQILDGDDGILRSPKGEPVLRDIVQFVPFKDFKHASPAALAKSVLAEVPNQVVDYYNAKGITPKCMSDYESTRTFSP